From Rudanella lutea DSM 19387, a single genomic window includes:
- a CDS encoding response regulator, with translation MTALKTTVWLVDDDDDDLILLESAFQRVDESVRLETMHDGEELVDRLNNSPERPSFVVLDLNMDRLSGMQALREIRQHFPQRELKIVVLTTSFNPDDRFRSEIMGANEFYVKPSDFKEMVELVRGMLQRWAH, from the coding sequence ATGACAGCCCTAAAAACCACTGTATGGTTAGTCGATGACGATGACGATGATTTGATACTCCTTGAATCCGCCTTTCAACGGGTCGATGAGTCGGTTCGTTTGGAAACGATGCACGATGGCGAGGAATTAGTTGACCGACTCAACAACAGTCCCGAACGTCCGAGTTTTGTTGTCCTTGATCTCAACATGGATCGGCTTAGTGGTATGCAAGCCCTGCGGGAAATCCGCCAGCATTTTCCGCAGCGAGAACTCAAAATTGTGGTCCTCACTACTTCGTTTAACCCCGACGATCGGTTCCGCTCGGAGATTATGGGCGCCAATGAGTTCTACGTAAAACCGAGCGATTTTAAAGAAATGGTGGAGCTGGTGCGTGGTATGCTACAACGGTGGGCGCACTAA
- a CDS encoding Hint domain-containing protein: MNRHFLSFLFVLASAIATNFFAQRVWAQAPAPGVMTATDVATIKSIKIGNLDKDTYFKSGNFILDRYEERPPYVFNYSDGISRKIYLYKVYAAADTRELGLLAVYQNGKTGDLKPFVIPGANADRKAWDLYIDDLKYVGEKEPGLMSALGFVLSREMATLLAGGAGAKTDDGKKKEEYNFCFAPEAPVTLPNGTTKAIAELNVGDVILGYDAPTHTLVPTRITGVQAHAPVAPATQIGLSGVWLTPAEGLTAARTLPEPMLFEATPNHPVLTATGRKPLAEVHTGETLYRHELGALVPYRVVRTSKITRFADTVYTLSTDRGAFLIDDTLVLDK, from the coding sequence ATGAATCGTCATTTTCTCTCCTTTTTGTTTGTGCTGGCTTCGGCCATAGCCACCAACTTTTTTGCGCAGCGCGTGTGGGCGCAGGCCCCGGCTCCGGGCGTTATGACGGCAACCGACGTTGCCACCATCAAATCGATCAAGATTGGCAACCTCGACAAAGACACGTATTTCAAATCGGGCAACTTTATTCTGGATCGGTACGAAGAACGCCCGCCCTATGTGTTCAATTACAGCGACGGTATCAGTCGGAAAATATACCTCTACAAGGTGTATGCCGCTGCCGACACCAGGGAGCTGGGTTTGCTGGCCGTTTACCAGAACGGCAAAACAGGCGACCTGAAACCCTTTGTGATTCCGGGTGCCAATGCCGACCGTAAAGCCTGGGATCTGTACATCGACGACCTGAAGTACGTAGGCGAAAAAGAACCCGGCCTGATGTCGGCGCTGGGGTTTGTGCTCTCTCGTGAAATGGCCACACTACTGGCCGGTGGAGCCGGTGCCAAAACCGACGACGGTAAAAAGAAAGAGGAGTATAACTTCTGCTTTGCGCCCGAAGCGCCCGTAACACTCCCCAACGGCACGACCAAAGCCATTGCCGAGCTGAACGTGGGGGATGTGATTTTGGGTTACGACGCTCCCACGCATACCCTTGTCCCTACCCGCATTACGGGCGTGCAGGCCCATGCCCCCGTAGCACCGGCCACGCAAATTGGCCTGAGCGGGGTATGGCTTACCCCGGCCGAAGGGCTCACAGCCGCCCGCACCCTTCCTGAGCCAATGCTTTTTGAAGCCACGCCCAACCACCCGGTCCTGACAGCTACGGGTCGTAAACCCCTGGCCGAGGTACATACCGGCGAGACCCTCTACCGCCACGAATTAGGTGCGCTGGTTCCCTACCGCGTCGTACGTACGAGCAAAATCACCCGGTTTGCCGATACTGTATATACGCTTTCTACCGATCGGGGTGCTTTTCTGATCGACGATACGCTGGTGCTCGATAAATAG
- a CDS encoding CPBP family intramembrane glutamic endopeptidase: MKSLIQSLREYLRADFHPRLYLATAMWLGLLIILNYTLDFEDVYIDSLRGSWKRPVLYILLYTTVYYVAMGLWTYYHHRPDLWRNRRFWLHTSVGWVTYGFYAGFYGYNRWSEQLLDGQIYLFAYYCLSNLHSLVTLVLPLYLYYRFFDNGAEPFYGLKPKRDGLAVYALLLLVMVPLIAFASFQPHFLDFYPTYKDTTANEFLGVPEWVTALVYELCYGWDFVPTELMFRGFMVIGLSRITATDKNQSGVILPMVVAYASIHFGKPLGETLSSILGGYLLGVLALSTQSIWGGLLIHLSIAWLMDGAAFVQQWVQQPAAVTP, translated from the coding sequence ATGAAGTCACTGATTCAGAGCCTGCGCGAGTATCTCCGTGCCGATTTTCACCCCCGTCTGTATCTGGCTACGGCCATGTGGCTTGGGCTTCTGATTATACTCAATTACACACTCGACTTCGAAGATGTGTACATCGACTCATTGCGGGGTAGCTGGAAACGACCGGTTCTGTATATACTTCTGTACACAACGGTATATTACGTGGCTATGGGACTCTGGACGTACTACCACCACCGGCCCGACCTCTGGCGCAATCGCCGATTTTGGCTCCATACGAGCGTTGGTTGGGTAACGTACGGGTTTTATGCGGGATTTTACGGGTACAACCGCTGGAGCGAGCAACTGCTCGATGGACAAATTTACCTGTTCGCTTATTACTGCCTCAGCAACCTGCATTCACTGGTGACGCTGGTGTTGCCTCTGTACCTGTACTACCGATTCTTTGATAATGGGGCCGAACCTTTTTACGGCCTGAAACCCAAGCGCGACGGGTTGGCGGTGTACGCCCTGTTGCTGTTAGTTATGGTACCTTTGATTGCCTTTGCGTCGTTTCAGCCCCATTTTCTCGACTTTTACCCAACCTACAAAGACACCACGGCCAATGAGTTTTTGGGGGTGCCAGAATGGGTCACGGCCCTGGTTTACGAACTTTGCTACGGCTGGGACTTTGTACCGACGGAGCTGATGTTTCGCGGATTTATGGTCATTGGGCTAAGCCGAATTACAGCCACTGACAAGAACCAGTCGGGTGTGATTTTGCCGATGGTTGTGGCCTATGCCAGCATTCACTTTGGCAAGCCTCTGGGCGAAACCCTCTCGTCGATACTAGGCGGTTATCTATTGGGTGTACTGGCCCTTTCCACACAGAGCATTTGGGGTGGTCTGCTGATTCATCTGAGCATAGCCTGGCTCATGGATGGGGCCGCTTTTGTACAACAGTGGGTGCAACAACCGGCCGCAGTAACTCCTTAG